In the Lysinibacillus sp. PLM2 genome, one interval contains:
- a CDS encoding C4-dicarboxylate ABC transporter substrate-binding protein: MKNSKYWLLTVLSLMLIMVLAACGGGETATEEGNTSEETTGEEGTSSETETTSDIEFLSLATGGTQGTYYALGGTFADLITDETGIKTTAEVSQASTANVNALKDGTAEVAFMQTDIAYYAKNGELMFDGAAMDNLVAIGVLYPETIHLVTTANSGITSYEDLAGKKVSVGAPGSGTYANAEQLLEVHGLTMDDIQPQNLDFGESTDGLQSGQIDAAFITAGYPTAAVEALGATADVRIVPVAADKAEALIAKYPYYAVDTIPAGTYGLETEVPTVSVLAMLATTTDLPEDVAYGITKAIYANTDKISHAKGSLIKAETALNGVGIDVHPGAQKFFDEQ, from the coding sequence TTGAAAAACAGTAAATATTGGTTGCTTACAGTGTTAAGCTTAATGCTAATTATGGTATTAGCAGCATGTGGCGGCGGTGAAACTGCTACTGAAGAAGGAAATACTAGTGAAGAAACAACAGGTGAAGAAGGTACTTCATCAGAAACAGAAACAACTTCTGATATTGAGTTCTTAAGTTTAGCTACAGGTGGTACGCAAGGTACTTACTATGCACTTGGTGGTACTTTTGCAGATTTAATTACAGATGAAACTGGCATTAAAACAACTGCTGAGGTTTCTCAAGCTTCAACTGCCAATGTTAATGCTTTAAAAGATGGTACTGCTGAAGTTGCATTTATGCAAACTGACATTGCTTACTATGCTAAAAATGGTGAGTTAATGTTTGATGGAGCTGCTATGGATAACCTAGTGGCAATTGGTGTTTTATACCCAGAAACAATTCATTTAGTAACTACTGCAAACTCTGGCATTACTTCATATGAGGATTTAGCTGGTAAAAAAGTATCTGTAGGTGCTCCTGGTTCTGGTACTTATGCAAATGCTGAACAATTACTTGAAGTACATGGTTTAACGATGGATGATATCCAACCTCAAAACTTAGATTTCGGAGAATCAACTGACGGTCTTCAATCTGGACAAATCGATGCTGCATTCATCACAGCTGGATATCCAACTGCTGCAGTTGAAGCATTAGGCGCTACAGCTGATGTTCGTATCGTTCCTGTTGCTGCTGATAAAGCTGAAGCATTGATTGCAAAATATCCATACTATGCAGTTGATACAATTCCTGCAGGTACGTATGGTTTAGAAACTGAAGTACCAACAGTATCAGTATTAGCAATGCTTGCTACTACTACAGATCTACCTGAAGATGTTGCTTACGGTATTACTAAAGCAATTTACGCAAATACAGATAAAATCTCCCACGCTAAGGGGTCATTAATTAAAGCTGAAACTGCATTAAATGGTGTCGGAATTGATGTTCACCCAGGTGCACAAAAATTCTTTGACGAACAATAA
- a CDS encoding hydrolase: protein MIIIGIHKFFTSLNDLERIFRAPGRFKFEEHNVAAHSWKVSQYAMFFGTLEEMNGANVDWKSLYEKTINHDFAEVFIGDIKTPVKHASVELKQMLAHVEEKMMEKFIREEIPPDFQEIFFERMKEGKDATLEGRLLEFADKLDQFYESFAELKRGNTDKEFVIMYQQALLKLLQMPLEVSVNYFRTEILSDVMKEDTQINIASLTNEILSKIK from the coding sequence GTGATTATTATAGGAATCCATAAATTTTTCACAAGCTTGAATGATTTAGAACGTATTTTCCGTGCCCCAGGTCGCTTCAAATTTGAAGAACACAACGTCGCAGCACACTCTTGGAAAGTTTCTCAATACGCCATGTTTTTTGGTACATTAGAGGAAATGAATGGTGCTAATGTGGATTGGAAATCATTATACGAGAAAACGATCAATCATGACTTTGCTGAAGTATTTATCGGAGATATTAAAACACCAGTAAAACATGCGAGTGTAGAGTTAAAACAAATGCTTGCCCACGTTGAAGAAAAAATGATGGAAAAATTTATTCGGGAAGAAATACCTCCCGATTTTCAGGAAATTTTCTTTGAACGAATGAAAGAAGGAAAAGATGCAACATTAGAAGGACGTTTACTGGAATTTGCTGACAAACTAGATCAGTTTTATGAATCCTTTGCTGAATTGAAAAGAGGCAACACGGATAAGGAATTTGTAATTATGTATCAACAGGCTTTACTAAAATTATTACAAATGCCACTCGAAGTAAGTGTGAATTATTTCCGAACAGAAATACTAAGTGATGTGATGAAAG
- the sodC2 gene encoding superoxide dismutase [Cu-Zn] 2 produces MKKNLLLLGLSVFLLSGCSFFGFGQNDEATIPVSAPETLQAEAKMVNAEGNDLGVVNFTESNEGVMISLNLKDVPEGEHGIHIHAVGKCEPPTFESVGDHFNPTEMKHGIENPEGPHAGDLPNVTPENGVVASEYLAKNLTLQKGMANSLLDDDGSAIVLHENADDYKTDPSGESGGRIGCGVITPIE; encoded by the coding sequence ATGAAAAAGAACCTATTGTTACTAGGTTTGAGTGTGTTTCTGTTAAGCGGGTGTAGCTTCTTTGGATTCGGTCAAAATGACGAAGCAACAATACCTGTATCTGCCCCAGAAACACTTCAAGCTGAAGCGAAAATGGTAAATGCAGAAGGTAATGATTTAGGTGTTGTCAATTTTACTGAAAGTAATGAAGGAGTCATGATTTCTCTTAACTTAAAGGATGTTCCTGAAGGCGAACATGGCATTCATATTCATGCAGTTGGAAAATGTGAACCGCCAACTTTTGAATCCGTTGGGGATCATTTTAATCCAACGGAAATGAAACATGGTATAGAAAATCCTGAAGGACCTCATGCGGGGGATTTGCCAAATGTTACTCCCGAAAATGGTGTTGTAGCATCTGAATATTTAGCGAAAAATCTCACTTTACAGAAGGGGATGGCAAATTCTTTATTAGATGATGATGGAAGTGCCATTGTACTTCACGAAAATGCTGATGATTATAAGACGGATCCTTCAGGAGAATCAGGTGGCCGAATTGGCTGTGGTGTAATAACGCCAATTGAATAG
- a CDS encoding C4-dicarboxylate ABC transporter: MGNEKKQLATEQLETLTLEQQQELLEKYDSESNTRRLIGIMKWVVFFGLLAFSLFQLYTAIFGQFTAYIQRTIHLGFGLTFIFLLFPARKKGSKTKIAFYDYILAILSAISGIYWTLNYDRLVTSLGQINQLDFIVGLIVIVLVLEAARRAVGLPIAIIAILFLLYAFFGRQMPDFISHRGQSLESIVNLMYFSTDGILGTPISVSATYIFAFLLFGAFLVKTGVGQYFNDLAVSVAGKLTGGPAKVAIFSSALQGTISGSSVANVVTSGSYTIPMMKKLGYKKEFAGAVEAAASTGGQLMPPIMGAAAFLMVEFIGRGVTYWDIAKAALIPAILYFAGIWIMTHFEAKRLGLRGLRDDEMPDRKEVFKKLYLLIPIILIIVLMVSGTPVIHAALYGIVACIVVGVINREVKFGPKEFVEALVDGARTALGVVAATACAGIIVGVVVKTGLGLSLANTLVDLAGGNILLTLVFVMIASLVLGMGAPTTANYVITSTIAAPAIITLLAPDVSQALIPVTVLLSAHFFVFYFGIIADITPPVALAAFAASGISGGDPIKTGVNSAKLAIAAFIIPYIIVLSPELLMIDVTILQVVWVLITAILGMIAIGAGVIGFWYRKINWIERIIVIASGLAMIYPERISDISGLAVFGLMFVLQIISKNKGNKPNSPEESPAN, encoded by the coding sequence ATGGGAAATGAGAAAAAACAGCTTGCGACAGAACAATTAGAAACACTGACTTTAGAGCAACAACAGGAATTGTTGGAGAAATACGATAGTGAATCCAATACTAGACGTTTAATAGGGATAATGAAATGGGTTGTATTCTTTGGATTACTAGCATTCTCATTATTTCAATTATATACCGCTATTTTTGGGCAATTTACTGCGTACATTCAAAGAACGATTCATCTAGGTTTTGGTTTAACGTTTATCTTTTTATTATTTCCTGCTCGTAAAAAGGGCTCGAAAACGAAAATTGCTTTCTATGATTATATATTAGCGATTTTGTCAGCGATTTCAGGCATTTATTGGACATTGAATTACGATAGGCTAGTAACGAGCCTTGGCCAAATTAATCAGTTGGACTTTATCGTTGGTTTAATTGTAATTGTATTAGTTTTAGAAGCGGCAAGACGTGCAGTTGGTTTACCAATAGCGATCATTGCTATTTTATTCTTGCTATACGCATTCTTTGGTAGACAAATGCCTGACTTTATATCTCACAGAGGTCAATCCTTAGAAAGTATTGTAAACCTAATGTACTTCTCAACAGACGGTATTTTAGGGACACCAATTAGTGTATCAGCAACTTATATTTTTGCTTTCCTATTATTTGGTGCATTCCTTGTTAAAACGGGAGTTGGACAATATTTTAATGATTTAGCAGTTTCAGTAGCAGGTAAATTAACTGGTGGCCCTGCTAAAGTGGCAATTTTCTCTTCTGCTTTACAAGGGACTATTTCAGGTAGTTCTGTTGCAAACGTAGTAACATCTGGTTCTTATACAATCCCGATGATGAAAAAACTCGGATATAAGAAGGAGTTTGCTGGAGCAGTAGAGGCTGCAGCTTCTACAGGTGGACAATTAATGCCGCCAATTATGGGTGCAGCTGCGTTTTTAATGGTGGAATTTATCGGACGTGGTGTGACTTATTGGGATATTGCAAAGGCTGCATTAATTCCGGCAATCTTATATTTTGCAGGAATTTGGATCATGACACACTTTGAAGCAAAACGTTTAGGCTTACGTGGTTTAAGAGATGATGAAATGCCTGATCGTAAAGAAGTGTTTAAAAAATTATATCTTTTAATTCCTATTATTTTGATTATCGTTCTGATGGTATCAGGGACTCCTGTTATACATGCGGCATTGTATGGAATTGTTGCTTGTATTGTTGTTGGGGTAATTAATAGAGAAGTGAAGTTTGGACCAAAAGAGTTTGTAGAAGCATTGGTAGACGGTGCTCGAACTGCGCTAGGTGTAGTTGCAGCTACTGCATGTGCAGGGATTATCGTTGGTGTTGTTGTTAAAACAGGCTTAGGTTTAAGTTTAGCAAATACTTTAGTAGATTTAGCTGGAGGTAATATCCTATTAACTCTCGTATTTGTTATGATTGCTTCCCTTGTATTAGGTATGGGAGCACCTACAACAGCTAACTATGTAATTACATCAACAATTGCAGCGCCTGCAATTATTACATTACTAGCACCGGATGTATCACAAGCATTAATACCGGTAACAGTTTTATTATCTGCCCACTTCTTTGTATTTTACTTTGGTATTATTGCAGATATTACGCCACCTGTTGCTCTTGCAGCATTCGCTGCGTCAGGTATATCCGGTGGAGACCCGATTAAAACAGGGGTTAACTCTGCAAAACTAGCAATAGCGGCATTTATTATACCTTACATCATTGTATTATCCCCGGAGCTACTCATGATTGATGTAACAATACTTCAAGTTGTTTGGGTGTTAATCACAGCGATACTTGGTATGATTGCAATTGGTGCTGGAGTTATAGGATTCTGGTATCGTAAAATAAACTGGATTGAACGTATCATCGTAATAGCCTCAGGTCTTGCTATGATTTATCCTGAGCGTATTTCAGATATAAGTGGTTTGGCTGTATTCGGTCTGATGTTTGTACTACAAATTATATCGAAAAACAAAGGAAATAAACCAAACTCTCCTGAAGAAAGCCCAGCAAATTAA